The following coding sequences are from one Lolium rigidum isolate FL_2022 chromosome 6, APGP_CSIRO_Lrig_0.1, whole genome shotgun sequence window:
- the LOC124663137 gene encoding protein NRT1/ PTR FAMILY 1.2-like: protein METQEGDAHSSESDASKEKGRGGFVALPFIIANEMLERVAGFGLNTNMIMYLTKQYHLSNVTAGATLFAWAAAANFAPIPGALIADMYIGRFVAISIGSIACLTGIVFLWLSAMIPGAQPPPCGIGLALAQCTPPGPRHLAWLIAGFTFLSIGAGGIRPCSMAFGADQFSRHPKEQRSRILQAYFNAYYASIGVAFTVAVTVIVYVQDNVGWKAGFAVPMALMTLSAASFLLGSRLYIKEKGSKQMFSGIGGAILAAVKNYRVRLPAKTEDGVYHHQKDCKLTVPTDKLRFLNKACMISSFGNNVESASECHVNGDRRLCTVDQVEQLKSAIRILPIWSSTVFLAQAIGQNYAVLQANEMDRRMGAFRVPGCSLTMFNMVTMSLWSGSYDRWIAPALRRVTGNPRGLTMKQRIGVGLLLATAAMAVSAAVEGARRRLALAGAAPMSAFWLVPQFALMGLAEAFGVIGELEFFYTELPKSMASFSMALLYMALGVGNLVNSLIVKVVDQASRSGGRTSWLSSDLNAGHYDYYYWLLACLGAVNFVYFLWCAWAYGEEEKNVQWEEEGEAERPVA, encoded by the exons ATGGAAACCCAAGAAGGTGATGCACACAGCTCTGAATCCGATGCCTCCAAAGAGAAAGGGAGAGGTGGATTTGTAGCCCTACCGTTCATCATAG CAAATGAGATGTTGGAGAGAGTTGCTGGATTCGGGCTCAACACCAACATGATCATGTACCTCACCAAGCAGTACCACCTGAGCAATGTCACTGCCGGAGCGACGCTGTTCGCGTGGGCGGCGGCAGCAAATTTTGCACCCATTCCCGGCGCGTTGATAGCCGACATGTACATAGGCCGGTTCGTGGCCATTTCGATAGGATCCATTGCATGTCTAACA GGGATCGTTTTCCTATGGCTTAGCGCCATGATACCCGGCGCACAGCCGCCACCGTGCGGCATAGGCCTCGCTCTGGCGCAGTGCACGCCCCCGGGGCCGAGGCACCTCGCCTGGTTGATAGCCGGCTTCACCTTCCTGTCCATCGGCGCGGGCGGCATCCGGCCGTGCTCCATGGCGTTCGGCGCGGACCAGTTCTCCAGGCACCCCAAGGAGCAGCGGTCCAGGATCCTGCAGGCCTACTTCAACGCCTACTACGCGTCCATAGGGGTGGCCTTCACCGTCGCCGTCACGGTGATCGTCTACGTGCAGGACAACGTCGGGTGGAAGGCTGGGTTCGCCGTCCCCATGGCCCTCATGACGCTCTCCGCGGCGAGCTTCCTCCTCGGCTCCCGACTCTACATCAAGGAGAAGGGGTCCAAGCAGATGTTCTCCGGGATCGGAGGCGCGATATTGGCGGCAGTGAAGAACTACAGGGTGCGGTTGCCGGCCAAGACGGAGGACGGCGTGTATCATCATCAGAAAGACTGCAAGCTCACTGTCCCCACAGACAAGCTGAG GTTCTTGAACAAGGCTTGCATGATCAGCAGTTTTGGGAACAATGTCGAGTCGGCCTCGGAGTGCCACGTCAACGGCGACAGGAGGCTGTGCACGGTGGACCAGGTGGAGCAGCTCAAGTCCGCGATCCGAATCCTACCCATCTGGTCGTCCACCGTGTTCCTGGCGCAGGCCATAGGCCAGAACTACGCCGTGCTGCAGGCCAACGAGATGGACCGGCGCATGGGCGCGTTCCGCGTGCCGGGCTGCTCCCTCACCATGTTCAACATGGTCACCATGTCGCTGTGGTCGGGCAGCTACGACCGGTGGATCGCCCCGGCGCTGCGGCGCGTCACGGGCAACCCGCGCGGCCTCACCATGAAGCAGCGCATCGGCGTCGGCCTGCTGCTCGCCACCGCGGCCATGGCCGTGTCCGCCGCCGTCGAGGGCGCGCGGCGCAGGCTGGCGCTGGCCGGAGCCGCCCCCATGTCTGCGTTCTGGCTCGTGCCGCAGTTCGCGCTCATGGGGCTCGCGGAGGCGTTCGGGGTGATCGGGGAGCTGGAGTTCTTCTACACCGAGCTGCCCAAGAGCATGGCCAGCTTCAGCATGGCGCTGCTCTACATGGCACTGGGGGTGGGCAACCTCGTCAACAGCTTGATCGTCAAGGTGGTCGACCAGGCGAGCAGAAGTGGAGGGAGGACGAGCTGGCTCTCGAGCGATCTGAACGCCGGCCACTACGACTACTACTACTGGCTGCTCGCCTGTTTGGGCGCCGTCAACTTTGTCTACTTCCTCTGGTGCGCCTGGGCGTACGGCGAGGAGGAGAAGAACGTGCAGTGGGAAGAGGAGGGCGAGGCAGAACGACCGGTGGCTTAG
- the LOC124663138 gene encoding protein NRT1/ PTR FAMILY 1.2-like, whose amino-acid sequence METQEGDAHSSESDASKEKGRGGFVALPFIIANEMLERVAGFGLNTNMIMYLTKQYHLSNVTAGATLFAWAAAANFAPIPGALIADMYIGRFVAISIGSIACLTGIVFLWLSAMIPGAQPPPCGIGLAPAQCTPPGPRHLAWLIAGFTFLSIGAGGIRPCSMAFGADQFSRHPKEQRSRILQAYFNAYYASIGVAFTVAVTVIVYVQDNVGWKAGFAVPMALMTLSAASFLLGSRLYIKEKGSKQMFSGIGGAILAAVKNYRVRLPAKTEDGVYHHLKDCKLTVPTDKLRFLNKACMISSFGNNVESASECHVNGDRRLCTVDQVEQLKCAIRILPIWSSTVFLAQAIGQNYAVLQANEMDRRMGAFRVPGCSLTMFNMVTMSLWSGSYDRWIAPALRRVTGNPRGLTMKQRIGVGLLLATAAMAVSAAVEGARRSRALAGATTMSAFWLVPQFALMGLAEAFGVIGELEFFYTELPKSMASFSMALLYMALGVGNLVNSFIVKVVDGASRRGGRTSWLSSDLNAGHYDYYYWLLACLGAVNFVYFLWCAWAYGEEEKNVQWEEEGEAERPVA is encoded by the exons ATGGAAACCCAAGAAGGTGATGCACACAGCTCTGAATCCGATGCCTCCAAAGAGAAAGGGAGAGGTGGATTTGTAGCCCTACCGTTCATCATAG CAAACGAGATGTTGGAGAGAGTTGCTGGATTCGGGCTCAACACCAACATGATCATGTACCTCACCAAGCAGTACCACCTGAGCAATGTCACTGCCGGAGCGACGCTGTTCGCATGGGCGGCGGCAGCAAATTTTGCACCCATTCCCGGCGCGTTGATAGCCGACATGTACATAGGCCGGTTCGTGGCCATTTCGATAGGATCCATTGCATGTCTAACC GGGATCGTTTTCCTATGGCTTAGCGCCATGATACCCGGCGCACAGCCGCCACCGTGCGGCATAGGCCTCGCTCCGGCGCAGTGCACGCCCCCGGGGCCGAGGCACCTCGCCTGGCTGATAGCCGGCTTCACCTTCCTGTCCATCGGCGCGGGCGGCATCCGGCCGTGCTCCATGGCGTTCGGCGCGGACCAGTTCTCCAGGCACCCCAAGGAGCAGCGGTCCAGGATCCTGCAGGCCTACTTCAACGCCTACTACGCGTCCATAGGGGTGGCCTTCACCGTCGCCGTCACGGTGATCGTCTACGTGCAGGACAACGTCGGGTGGAAGGCCGGGTTCGCCGTCCCCATGGCCCTCATGACGCTCTCCGCGGCGAGCTTCCTCCTCGGCTCCCGACTCTACATCAAGGAGAAGGGGTCCAAGCAAATGTTCTCCGGGATCGGTGGGGCAATCTTGGCGGCGGTGAAGAACTACAGGGTGCGGTTGCCGGCCAAGACGGAGGACGGCGTGTACCATCACCTCAAGGACTGCAAGCTCACTGTCCCCACAGACAAGCTGAG GTTCTTGAACAAGGCTTGCATGATCAGCAGTTTTGGGAACAATGTCGAGTCGGCCTCGGAGTGCCACGTCAACGGCGACAGGAGGCTGTGCACGGTGGACCAGGTGGAGCAGCTCAAGTGCGCGATCCGAATCCTACCCATCTGGTCGTCCACCGTGTTCCTGGCGCAGGCCATAGGCCAGAACTACGCCGTGCTGCAGGCCAACGAGATGGACCGGCGCATGGGCGCGTTCCGCGTGCCGGGCTGCTCTCTCACCATGTTCAACATGGTCACCATGTCGCTGTGGTCGGGCAGCTACGACCGGTGGATCGCCCCGGCGCTGCGGCGCGTCACGGGCAACCCGCGCGGCCTCACCATGAAGCAGCGCATCGGCGTCGGCCTGCTGCTCGCCACCGCGGCCATGGCCGTGTCCGCTGCCGTGGAGGGCGCGCGACGCAGCCGGGCGCTGGCCGGAGCCACCACAATGTCCGCGTTCTGGCTCGTGCCGCAGTTCGCGCTCATGGGGCTCGCCGAGGCGTTCGGCGTCATCGGGGAGCTCGAGTTCTTCTACACCGAGCTGCCCAAGAGCATGGCCAGCTTCAGCATGGCGCTGCTCTACATGGCACTGGGGGTGGGCAACCTCGTCAACAGCTTCATCGTCAAGGTCGTCGACGGGGCCAGCAGGCGTGGGGGCAGGACGAGCTGGCTCTCCAGCGATCTGAATGCCGGCCACTACGACTACTACTACTGGCTGCTCGCCTGTTTGGGCGCCGTCAACTTTGTCTACTTCCTCTGGTGCGCCTGGGCGTACGGCGAGGAGGAGAAGAACGTGCAGTGGGAAGAGGAGGGCGAGGCAGAACGACCGGTGGCTTAG